Sequence from the Deltaproteobacteria bacterium genome:
GGCGCCGGCTGCTCGACGTCTGCGCGGGCAACGGCGCGCTCGCGCTGTCCCTCGCGGCGGCCGGTGCACGCGTCGTCGCCGTCGAGAGCTTCGCGCCGGCGGCCGAGGCGGCGGCCGCGGCCGCGACCGCGCAGGGGATCGCGGGCCTCCGCGTACGCGCCGAGCCCGCCGAGTCCGCCCTGCCCCGCCTCGCCGCCGAGGGCGAGCGCTTCGACGGCGCGGTCGTGAACCCGCCGCGGCGCGGGCTCGCGCCGCGCGCGCGGAGCGCGCTCGCCTCGCTCTGTGCCGGGCCGCTGGCCTACGTCGCGTGCGAGCCGCGCACGCTCGCGCGCGACCTCGCGCACCTGGCCTGGCTCGGCCTGCGCGCCCGCCGCCTCGTCCCCTTCGACCTGATGCCGCTCACCGCCGAGGTGGAGTGCGTGGCGCTGCTCGCGCCGGGCGCGCCGCCAGAGGTTCCGGTGCTCTACGAGGACGACACGCTCCTCGCCGTCGACAAGCCGCCGCACCTGCCGACCGTCCCGCACCCCGAGCGCCCGGGCTCGCTCCTCGAGCGCGTGCGCGCCCTGCCGGGGGCCGGGGCCGCCGTCCCCGCCCACCGGCTCGACGCCGAGACCAGCGGCGTGTGCCTCTTCGCGCGCTCGGCGGCAGAGGTCGCCCGCGTCCAGGCCGCCCTCGCGGATCCGGCGGTCGGCAAGCGCTACCTCGCGCTCGTGCGCGGCGTCGGCCGCGCGCGCGGGCGGATCGCCCGGCCGATCGTCGAGGAGGGCCGCGCGCGGCCCGCCGCGACCCGCTACCGCCGTCTCTCCGTGGTGTCGGGCCACGCGCTCCTCGCGGTCGAGCCCGAGACCGGCCGCACCCACCAGATCCGGCGCCACCTCGCGGGCGTGGGCCAGCCGGTCCTCGGCGACGAGCGCTACGGGCACGCGCCCTCGAACCGCCACCTGGCCGAGCGCGCGGGCCTCGACCGCCCCTTCCTGCACTGCGCCGCGCTCGCGCTGCCGTCGCTCGGGCTGCGGCTCGAGGTGCCGCTCGCGCCCGACCTGGCCGCCGTCCTCGAGTGCCTCGGCGGTGCCACCCCGGAGCCGGCGGGCGGCAGCCGCACCCCCTGACCTCGATCGCGTCCTCGGCACCCTCAGGAGGAGCGCGGCGCGCGCCGCTCCGCGAGGAAGGCGGCCAGCGCGCCGGCGGCGCTTGCGAAGCGCCCAGACTCGAGGAGGAGAGCCACGACGAGATGGGCGCAGGGCGCGCCGGCGGGGTCCTCGGGCTCGAGATCGAAGAGGAAGCCGGGCTGCACGAGGAGGCCCGGGCCGTCGAGCAGGCCGAGCGCGAGCGCCTCCTCGTCGCGGGCGCCCGGGACGCGCACGATCGCCGCCCAGCCCGCCTCGGCCGGCAGCACGTGCGCGCCGACGCCTTCGAGCGTCGCGACGAGCCGGGTGCGGTTGGCGGCGACACGCGCGCGCAGTGCGGCGCCGATCGCCTCGCGCTGACCGAGCAGGCCCGGGAGCGCGGCCGCCAGCAGGGGGGACACCGAGAGGTAGGCGTCGGCCGCGAACTCGAGGCGCGCGAGCGCCTCGTCGCGCGCCGCCGCCGGGCCGGCCACCACGATCCAGGCGACCTTGAGCTGCGGGAGCGCCAGCAGCTTGGAGGCGCCCGAGAGCACGAAGTGCAGCGGCCCCCCGCCGTCGGCGGCGCCGGCCAGCGCGCCCGCGGGCGCGTCCGGCGTGAGCGCGGAATCCGCGAAGACCTCGTCGGAGACGAGCGCGAGGCGGCGCGCCGCCGCGAGGGCGCGCAGCGCCGCCAGGTCGGCGGGGTCGACGAAGCTGCCGGTCGGGTTGTGGGGATGGATCAGGACGATCGCGCGGCTGCGCGGCTCGATCGCCGCGGCGAGCGCCGCAACGTCGATCCGCCAGCGCGCGCCGCCGCCCGCGGGCTCGCGCAGCGGGTAGCGATGCGCGTCCACGCCCTCGAGCGCGGCCAGGTGCTCGAAGAGCGGATAGCCCGGGGCCGGCAGGTGGACGAGGTCGCCCGGGTCCGCGAGCACCCGGAACAGGTGCGCGTAGCCCTCGCTGGTGCCGGCGGTGAGCAGCACCTGCCCGGGCCCGACCGCGGCTCCGTCGCAGGCGTGCAGGGCAGCGATCGCCGCGCGCGCCGCGAGCGGCCCGCGCGGGTCCGGCTCGTAACGGGCCGAGCGCGGATCGCGCGCCGCTGCGGCCAGCGCCCCGGCGAGCGCTGCGGCGGGCTCCCGGAAGCCCGCGCGGGTCGGGTTCGCATCGGCGAGGTCGAGGACCGGCTGGCCGCGCGCGCGGCGCTCCGCCGCCCGCGCGGCCAGGGGGCCGGGCGTCAGGTCCCAGGCGGCGCGCCGCGCAAAGCGCGGCCCGCTCAAGCCTTGCTCGACTCCGCGCTCGGCCGCGCCGCCACGCGCTCGAACCAGCGCGGGATCCAGGCGAGCTTCGCGTCGAGCGGCTGGCCGACCGTGCGGCCGAAGTCGAGGAAGCCGAACAGGAAGAGGTCGGCGAGCGTGAAGCGCGCACCCGCGATCCACTCGTTGCCGGCCATCAGCCCGTCGAGCCACGCGAGCTTCTCGCGCGCGATCGCCTTCAGGTCGTCGGCGGCCTGCGGGATCACGTGCATGCGGTCCTTGAAGAGCGCGAGCCCTTCGGCGTAGCGGAAGCCGTTCGCCAGCGGCTCGACGATGTTGAGGTCGATGCGGCGCAGCCACATGCGGGTCCGGGCGCGCTCCTCGGGCGTCGCGCCGACCAGGACCGGCTGCGGGTGCTTCTCCTCGAGGTACTCGCAGATCGGCAGGATCTCGGAGAGGAAGCTGCCGTCGTCGAGCTCGAGACAGGGCATCTGGCCGGACGGGTTGCGGCGCAGGTGCGGCTCGCGGCGGTTGTCGCCCTTCATCAGGTCGACGGGCTCGCGCGGGATCACGACGCCCTTCTCGGCCAGGAACATGCGCACGATGCGCGGGTTGGGTCCGATCGAGTCGTAGAGCTTCACGGGGGTCCTCCGCTCGGATGGAGCGCGGAGGATACTCCTGCGGCCCGGCTCAGCCCATGGCGCGGTTGCGCCCGGCGACCTTGGCCTCGAGCAGGCGGGCGTCGGCCGCCGAGATCAGGTCCTCGGGCGCGATCACCTCCGGCCCGAGGGCGGCGACGCCGGCCGAGATCGTGACCGGGAGGCGCTGGCCGTGCCAGTGGAACTCGTGGAGCTCGACGCGGCCGCGCATGCGCTCGGCCACGATGCGCGCACCGGCGAGGCTCGTCTCGGGCATCACGATCACGAACTCGTCGCCCCCGTAGCGCGCCAGGCACTCCTCGCGGCGCACCCCCTCGCGAGCCACCTCGACGGCGCTGCGCAGGAGGTGGTCGCCCGCGGCGTGCCCGAAGCCGTCGTTGATCGTCTTGAAGCGGTCGACGTCGAAGAGCAGGACCGAGAGCGGCCGCGCGTGGCGGCGGCAGCGCGAGATCTCGCGCGCCACGAAGTCCATCAGGTAGCGGCGGTTGAAGGCGCGCGTGAGCCCGTCCACGATCGTGAGCTGGTAGATCTCCTCGTGGTACTGCGACTCGACGTCGCCGCCGGCGAGGAACTTGAAGACCACGCCGACGAGCTCGATGCGGTCCCCGCTCGTGAGGCGCACGGGCCGATCGGCGGGGACCGGGCGGCCGTTGAGCCAGGTGCCGTTGGTCGAGCCGAGGTCGCGCAGCCAGACGCCGTCGGCGAGCTCCACGCGGCAGTGCGCCCGCGAGATGCCGTCGACCGGAACGACCACGTCGGCCTCCGTCTCGCGGCCGATCACGAGCGTCGGGTCCTCGAGCGGGATCCTGCGCCCGAGGTCCGGGCCGCAGATCACGACCAGGCAGGGCGCGAGCGCGCTCTCACCGGGCAGCTTGCCGAGCCAATGGACGGGCCGCAGGCGCGTGGTGTCCATCGGGCCTCCTCCGATCCGTCCCATCCCTTCGGAAGCCGCGGGAAGCGCTGAAGGCCTCCCCGCGAATGGGGCCCGGCACCCCCGCCTGGGAGATCGGCTCCGGCTGGGCTATCCACCTGCCAGGAGCTCTCCCGGTCGACGTCGACTCCGGGCTCGGCCCTTCCTCCCCGTCTCCGCAAGAGTCCTGCGGCATCCGCCTCCGGAGCATCGTGCTCGAGCGGCGCCGCGATTCCGAGCTCGGGCCCGCGGCCGGTCGCCGGGGGCTCACGAGGCAACCCGATGGCGAGCAAGCGACCGTCCGTCCTGAAGCGCGAACGCGAGAAGAAGCAGGCCGAGCGCTCGGCCCAGAAGCGAGAGGAGCGCTCGCGCCGGAGCAGCTCGCGCTCCGAGGGCGGCGCCCCGATCGCCACCTCCGACGAGCTCGCCGACTACGGGATCGTCCAGCCGGCACCACGCGACCACGACGCCCGCTGA
This genomic interval carries:
- a CDS encoding glutathione S-transferase family protein, translated to MKLYDSIGPNPRIVRMFLAEKGVVIPREPVDLMKGDNRREPHLRRNPSGQMPCLELDDGSFLSEILPICEYLEEKHPQPVLVGATPEERARTRMWLRRIDLNIVEPLANGFRYAEGLALFKDRMHVIPQAADDLKAIAREKLAWLDGLMAGNEWIAGARFTLADLFLFGFLDFGRTVGQPLDAKLAWIPRWFERVAARPSAESSKA
- a CDS encoding pseudouridine synthase — encoded protein: MHGVARQPARVERFAPVDCPHASSCPGCPLILLAPEAQLAAKAARLGQALAPYAVLRDVAAEPVRAAPSVTDYRTRAKLVVAPGPRVGLYRRGGHEVLDLPGCRVLAPAVAAGAAALRVLLADPPRAAGPLLRAEGDGPGRLRAVDLRELRDEREPSGSSGRGEGLLVTLVVRTPPAPDRAALAAAAAALAERLPSLRGVAVSEHTGRSPQLLGGTPRTILGPARHRGQPSGAGAPWVLAAAGGFAQAHREQAAAIRAEIESALAPAPGRRLLDVCAGNGALALSLAAAGARVVAVESFAPAAEAAAAAATAQGIAGLRVRAEPAESALPRLAAEGERFDGAVVNPPRRGLAPRARSALASLCAGPLAYVACEPRTLARDLAHLAWLGLRARRLVPFDLMPLTAEVECVALLAPGAPPEVPVLYEDDTLLAVDKPPHLPTVPHPERPGSLLERVRALPGAGAAVPAHRLDAETSGVCLFARSAAEVARVQAALADPAVGKRYLALVRGVGRARGRIARPIVEEGRARPAATRYRRLSVVSGHALLAVEPETGRTHQIRRHLAGVGQPVLGDERYGHAPSNRHLAERAGLDRPFLHCAALALPSLGLRLEVPLAPDLAAVLECLGGATPEPAGGSRTP
- a CDS encoding pyridoxal phosphate-dependent aminotransferase, whose product is MSGPRFARRAAWDLTPGPLAARAAERRARGQPVLDLADANPTRAGFREPAAALAGALAAAARDPRSARYEPDPRGPLAARAAIAALHACDGAAVGPGQVLLTAGTSEGYAHLFRVLADPGDLVHLPAPGYPLFEHLAALEGVDAHRYPLREPAGGGARWRIDVAALAAAIEPRSRAIVLIHPHNPTGSFVDPADLAALRALAAARRLALVSDEVFADSALTPDAPAGALAGAADGGGPLHFVLSGASKLLALPQLKVAWIVVAGPAAARDEALARLEFAADAYLSVSPLLAAALPGLLGQREAIGAALRARVAANRTRLVATLEGVGAHVLPAEAGWAAIVRVPGARDEEALALGLLDGPGLLVQPGFLFDLEPEDPAGAPCAHLVVALLLESGRFASAAGALAAFLAERRAPRSS
- a CDS encoding GGDEF domain-containing protein codes for the protein MDTTRLRPVHWLGKLPGESALAPCLVVICGPDLGRRIPLEDPTLVIGRETEADVVVPVDGISRAHCRVELADGVWLRDLGSTNGTWLNGRPVPADRPVRLTSGDRIELVGVVFKFLAGGDVESQYHEEIYQLTIVDGLTRAFNRRYLMDFVAREISRCRRHARPLSVLLFDVDRFKTINDGFGHAAGDHLLRSAVEVAREGVRREECLARYGGDEFVIVMPETSLAGARIVAERMRGRVELHEFHWHGQRLPVTISAGVAALGPEVIAPEDLISAADARLLEAKVAGRNRAMG